A single genomic interval of Antechinus flavipes isolate AdamAnt ecotype Samford, QLD, Australia chromosome 1, AdamAnt_v2, whole genome shotgun sequence harbors:
- the LOC127544059 gene encoding basic proline-rich protein-like, giving the protein MEERSLTFLSPSEPPGPARTLRTRRLRGREYHEGPAAFHRHLYGGLGARLRAHRTSPPSRPHALPALPPARSVPRGESRDWLVTLPVTLERPASLPLLPPARPPLPPFTNRRQGRLPLGRFEAWERAGSERQRGAGGREAGAGSHTPQKPSPPRTRWRCWRRAKCEAEPQPFPRQCPPPAPARPGRSDTTARPGPGPIAGQRARPRRERAADAQPSSPGAGRPTMQSGGGRRPPVRPPAPWQRSFD; this is encoded by the exons ATGGAAGAAAGATCTCTCACTTTCCTCAGTCCCAGCGAGCCGCCAGGGCCAG CGCGAACCCTGAGGACCAGAAGACTTCGAGGGCGGGAGTACCACGAGGGACCTGCCGCTTTCCACAGGCACCTCTACGGCGGTCTGGGAGCACGGCTGCGCGCGCACCGAACGTCGCCACCTTCCCGCCCCCACGCGCTCCCCGCACTGCCCCCAGCACGTTCTGTCCCACGCGGT GAGAGCCGCGATTGGCTCGTCACGCTGCCGGTCACGCTCGAGCGCCCCGCCTCCCTCCCGCTTCTCCCTCCGGCTCGGCCGCCTCTCCCGCCCTTTACAAATCGGCGGCAGGGCCGCCTCCCCCTAGGCCGGTTCGAAGCGTGGGAGCGCGCCGGGAGCGAGCGGCAGCGGGGCGCGGGCGGGCGGGAGGCGGGGGCGGGGAGCCACACACCCCAGAAGCCATCTCCGCCGAGGACAAGATGGCGGTGTTGGCGGAGGGCCAAGTGTGAGGCGGAGCCGCAGCCATTCCCCCGGCAGTGCCCACCCCCCGCGCCGGCCCGGCCTGGCCGCAGCGACACCACCGCTCGGCCCGGGCCCGGCCCCATCGCGGGCCAGCGGGCGAGGCCTCGGCGGGAACGAGCAGCGGACGCCCAGCCCAGCAGCCCAGGCGCGGGCCGGCCCACTATGCAAAGCGGCGGCGGCCGCCGCCCGCCCGTCCGTCCGCCCGCCCCGTGGCAAAG ATCTTTTGATTGA